A region from the Corylus avellana chromosome ca7, CavTom2PMs-1.0 genome encodes:
- the LOC132188502 gene encoding kelch repeat-containing protein At3g27220 has translation MVRLSGSAKHGSAKIVLTCVGLLGFALVADFLWASSSRFASSSYSSSIASNWASRHTSPNPVIFPNKDQPTKSRIEEDAVKDKQAATGRLLSATFADLPAPELKWEKMAAAPVPRLDGAAIQIKNLLYVFAGYGTIDYVHSHVDVYNFTDNTWGGRFDMPKEMAHSHLGMATDGRYIYVVTGQYGPQCRGPTARTFVLDTETKQWRDLPPLPVPRYAPATQLWRGRLHVMGGSKENRHTPGLEHWSLAVKDGNALEKEWRTEISIPRGGPHRACIVVEDRLYVIGGQEGDFMAKPGSPIFKCSRRNEVVYGNVYMLDDEMKWKELPPMPKPDSHIEFAWVVVNNSIVIVGGTTEKHPVTKKMVLNGEVFRLNLDTLKWSVIGKLPYRVKTTLVGFWNGWLHFTSGQRDKGPDDPAPKKVLADMWRTKLKFVF, from the exons ATGGTTAGGCTCTCAGGCTCAGCAAAGCACGGATCCGCGAAAATTGTTCTGACGTGCGTGGGGCTGTTAGGATTTGCTCTCGTCGCCGATTTCCTCTGGGCCTCGTCTTCACGCTTCGCTTCTTCTTCTTACTCCTCCTCCATTGCCTCCAATTGGGCTTCTCGTCATACCTCCCCAAACCCCGTAATTTTTCCCAACAAGGATCAACCTACAAAATCCCGCATAGAG GAAGATGCTGTTAAGGACAAACAAGCTGCTACTGGAAGACTCTTATCAGCAACTTTTGCTGATTTACCTGCACCAGAATTAAAATGGGAAAAGATGGCAGCTGCACCTGTGCCTCGTCTAGATGGGGCTGCAATACAGATTAAGAATCTTCTCTATGTTTTCGCTGGATATGGCACAATTGACTAT GTACATTCACATGTTGATGTATACAATTTTACTGATAATACATGGGGAGGAAGATTTGATATGCCGAAAGAGATGGCACACTCACATTTGGGAATGGCAACGGATGGGAGATACATTTATGTAGTTACAGGACAATATGGTCCACAGTGCAGAGGGCCTACTGCTCGTACATTTGTACTTGATACTGAGACAAAGCAATGGAGGGACTTGCCCCCTTTACCCGTGCCTCG GTATGCACCAGCAACTCAACTTTGGAGAGGTAGACTCCATGTGATGGGTGGCAGCAAGGAGAACCGACACACACCTGGATTAGAGCATTGGAGTCTTGCTGTAAAGGATGGAAATGCATTAGAAAAAGAGTGGAGGACCGAAATATCCATTCCCCGTGGAGGGCCTCACAG GGCTTGTATTGTGGTTGAAGATCGGCTTTATGTTATTGGTGGTCAAGAAGGCGATTTTATGGCAAAACCTGGATCACCAATTTTCAAGTGCTCTCGTAGGAATGAG GTGGTATATGGTAATGTTTACATGCTGGATGACGAGATGAAATGGAAAGAGTTACCTCCAATGCCAAAGCCTGATTCCCATATTGAATTTGCTTGGGTTGTTGTTAACAATTCTATTGTTATCGTTGGGGGCACAACAGAGAAGCACCCTGTGACCAAGAAAATGGTTCTAAATGGAGAAGTATTCAGGCTTAACTTGGACACTCTG AAGTGGTCAGTTATTGGAAAGCTTCCTTACCGCGTGAAAACTACACTTGTTGGATTCTGGAATGGATGGTTGCACTTCACCTCAGGGCAGAGAGACAAAGGACCAGATGACCCAGCACCAAAGAAGGTCCTTGCAGATATGTGGAGAACCAAATTGAAATTCGTCTTCTGA